From a region of the Helianthus annuus cultivar XRQ/B chromosome 5, HanXRQr2.0-SUNRISE, whole genome shotgun sequence genome:
- the LOC110941857 gene encoding lanC-like protein GCR2, which translates to MADRFFPHDMPEFIQEQDPPPPETTTTPLLSLPYNSFSDQLKQAAFNLKQTIVMETWGSSGERLNDYRVYTGALGTAFLVFKAYQVSHNKKDLDLCKDIVKACDSASSGSSRVTFLCGLAGVYALGAVVAKQANDDKLCDYYLTRFGEIKIPNDLPNELLYGRAGYLWACLFLNKNLGQNTISSTHMRTITDEIMRSGRKMRTKECPLMYEWQGKRYWGAAHGLVGIMHVLMDMVLTEDELKDVKGTLFYMIKNRFPSGNYPSSERSESDRLVHWCHGAPGVALTLAKAAKVYGDEEFYKAAMEAGEVVWKRGLLKRVGICHGISGNTYVFLALYRLTGDVKFLYRAKAFAAFLYEKSAMLISQGVMHGGDNPFSLFEGVGGMAYLFMDMVEPLEARFPAYEL; encoded by the exons ATGGCAGATCGTTTCTTCCCTCATGACATGCCGGAATTCATCCAAGAACAAGACCCACCACCACCGGAAACCACCACAACCCCCCTTCTATCCCTCCCCTACAACTCATTCTCTGACCAACTCAAACAAGCAGCTTTCAACCTCAAACAAACT ATTGTTATGGAGACATGGGGAAGCAGTGGTGAACGTTTGAATGATTATAGAGTGTACACAGGTGCTTTAGGAACAGCTTTCTTGGTGTTTAAAGCTTATCAAGTTTCACACAACAAGAAAGATCTTGATTTGTGTAAAGATATTGTTAAGGCTTGTGATTCTGCCTCTAGTGGCTCCAG CCGTGTGACGTTCTTATGTGGGCTGGCTGGTGTATATGCTCTTGGTGCAGTTGTGGCTAAACAAGCGAATGATGATAAACTGTGTGATTACTATTTGACAAGATTTGGAGAG ATCAAGATTCCGAACGATCTTCCTAACGAGCTATTATACGGTAGAGCAGGGTACTTATGGGCATGCTTGTTTCTAAACAAGAATCTTGGTCAAAACACAATTTCATCTACCCATATG AGAACAATTACAGATGAAATTATGAGATCTGGTAGAAAAATGCGTACAAAGGAATGCCCATTGATGTATGAATGGCAGGGTAAACGGTATTGGGGAGCGGCCCATGGGCTTGTTGGGATAATGCATGTATTAATGGACATGGTTTTAACGGAAGATGAGTTGAAAGATGTAAAAGGTACACTTTTTTACATGATTAAGAATCGATTCCCGAGTGGAAATTATCCGTCGAGTGAAAGAAGTGAGTCCGACCGTTTGGTGCATTGGTGTCATGGCGCTCCTGGTGTCGCTCTTACCCTTGCAAAAGCAGCTAAG GTTTATGGAGATGAGGAGTTTTACAAGGCGGCCATGGAGGCAGGGGAGGTGGTATGGAAACGCGGTTTACTTAAACGGGTTGGAATCTGTCACGGAATAAGTGGGAACACGTACGTTTTTCTTGCACTCTATCGCTTAACGGGTGATGTAAAGTTCTTATATAGAGCCAAAGCTTTCGCCGCATTCCTCTATGAAAAAAGCGCGATGCTTATATCCCAAGGGGTGATGCATGGTGGTGACAACCCGTTTTCCCTATTCGAAGGTGTTGGAGGAATGGCTTATCTTTTTATGGATATGGTAGAACCGTTGGAGGCTAGGTTCCCTGCTTACGAGCTTTAA